A single genomic interval of Lewinellaceae bacterium harbors:
- a CDS encoding phosphoribosylaminoimidazolesuccinocarboxamide synthase, whose amino-acid sequence MDGIQTTDFHFHPDQVVYHGKVRDVYTIGERMIMVASDRISAFDHILPRPIPYKGQVLNQMAAFFLEATRDIVPNWMESCPDPNVMIGKKCDPQRVEMVIRGYLAGHAWRQYKSGARILCGVSMPDGMKESDKFPEPLITPATKADEGHDEDITREDILARGLVDPGHYELMEKYTHALFARGSAMAEARGLILVDTKYEFGIYQDEVVLIDEIHTPDSSRYYYLEGYTERQGRGEHQKQLSKEFVREWLMDHGFQGLDGQVMPDMPDDFVQEISERYIHLYELMTGTSFEKADYGQVLNRIRHNVEAYLGSSQ is encoded by the coding sequence ATGGACGGTATTCAAACCACCGATTTTCATTTTCATCCGGATCAGGTCGTATATCACGGCAAAGTACGGGACGTTTACACGATCGGAGAACGGATGATCATGGTTGCCTCTGACCGCATTTCTGCATTCGATCACATCCTTCCCCGGCCCATACCTTATAAAGGACAGGTACTTAATCAGATGGCCGCTTTTTTCCTGGAGGCAACCCGTGATATCGTGCCCAACTGGATGGAGTCCTGCCCGGACCCCAACGTGATGATCGGTAAAAAATGCGATCCTCAGCGCGTCGAGATGGTTATCCGCGGATACCTGGCCGGCCACGCCTGGCGGCAATATAAATCCGGCGCCAGGATCCTGTGCGGCGTGTCTATGCCCGATGGCATGAAGGAATCCGATAAGTTTCCTGAGCCCCTCATCACCCCGGCGACCAAAGCCGACGAAGGTCATGATGAAGACATCACCCGGGAAGATATCCTGGCCCGCGGCCTGGTGGATCCCGGTCACTATGAGCTTATGGAGAAGTATACCCACGCTCTTTTTGCCCGTGGCAGCGCGATGGCGGAAGCCCGTGGGTTAATCCTGGTTGATACGAAATACGAATTCGGCATCTACCAGGATGAAGTAGTGCTGATCGATGAAATTCACACACCCGATTCATCACGATATTATTACCTGGAAGGTTATACCGAAAGACAGGGCCGCGGTGAGCACCAAAAGCAACTTTCCAAGGAGTTTGTCCGCGAATGGCTTATGGATCACGGTTTCCAGGGTCTCGATGGCCAGGTCATGCCGGACATGCCCGACGATTTTGTGCAGGAGATCAGCGAGCGGTATATCCATCTCTACGAACTGATGACCGGCACTTCCTTTGAAAAAGCCGACTACGGCCAGGTGCTTAACCGGATCCGGCATAATGTGGAAGCGTATCTGGGCAGTAGTCAGTAA